From one Thalassospira lucentensis genomic stretch:
- a CDS encoding ATP-binding protein produces MKKLFDRLFGSLVFKIGIAIVIVETILLGLFGGYYVQYFGAEIDRRIAEQISAPGRLIQDEQLKISVISDPKQLELLLGPHLREAMAIGFDGTIYHAMDPMLIGSDIDSVPDFPKERLSADLRSQVLFTTDDAGGRNMVSITPLFSLNANQPFMFAYFKVSTVGLEESQRQMQSVLLIGSVLCILMTSGLIFLFMQQTVLRRLITASQFVSEIQFGKLSARLKPAGRDEIGTLERGLNTMAESLERRTNQHQIAQEALRDSEERFRDFTLSSADWYWEMGPDLKIAFASYKFYQLIEELNGSPQGQSFDKLGLKAETDHSWNSLVKRLESHLAFQNFEFSWISRDGQKHFGRINGVPVFDLDGSFKGYRGTGSDVTSQHRATEEQQALQRQLATSQKLEAVGQMAGGVAHEFNNCLAGILSFAEVARAKIDDPERVKEYLDHVISLGERATSVADQLLMFSRRRIDQPTIVQVDTAISEMEKLLVTLLEHRIELQIWANDAPLYTRVDPTQLSACILNLAINARDAMPDGGTLQISCYGATVPPADERSPDDEDDIFPKAAAGDYVVVTVQDTGTGIPADILDNIFEPFFSTKEPGKGTGLGLSIVHSWVEESSGFIDVESVEGEGTTFSIYLPRSEAGKVKASALQEIDYFPGNGERVLIVDDEQSLRTTAKIILEDAGFDAIVARSAEEALQIITESQKTDRIDVILTDVVMTGLSGPQLAIEAQRQYPDLAVVFMSGYPARTRREMEKMLGDYIFVKKPFRPAQLQKAIHEALAHKTERQRL; encoded by the coding sequence GTGAAGAAGCTTTTTGACCGCCTGTTTGGCAGTCTGGTTTTCAAGATCGGGATCGCAATTGTTATTGTCGAAACCATCCTGCTTGGCCTCTTTGGCGGTTATTATGTTCAGTATTTCGGGGCGGAAATTGATCGGCGCATTGCCGAGCAGATAAGCGCACCCGGTCGCCTGATTCAGGATGAACAGCTCAAGATTTCCGTGATCAGCGACCCCAAGCAGCTTGAACTTCTTCTGGGTCCTCATCTTCGCGAAGCCATGGCAATCGGTTTTGACGGCACGATTTATCATGCGATGGACCCGATGCTGATCGGATCCGATATTGATTCCGTTCCCGATTTTCCGAAAGAACGGCTTTCTGCCGATCTGCGCAGTCAGGTATTGTTCACCACCGATGATGCTGGTGGCCGCAACATGGTCAGCATTACCCCGCTGTTCAGCCTGAACGCCAATCAGCCTTTCATGTTTGCCTATTTCAAGGTTTCGACCGTCGGCCTCGAAGAAAGCCAGCGCCAGATGCAATCCGTGCTGCTGATCGGGTCGGTCCTGTGCATTCTGATGACGTCAGGGCTGATTTTCCTGTTCATGCAGCAGACCGTGTTGCGCCGACTGATCACAGCCTCACAGTTCGTTTCCGAAATCCAGTTTGGCAAGCTCAGCGCCCGCCTGAAACCTGCCGGACGAGACGAAATCGGCACATTGGAACGTGGCCTCAATACAATGGCCGAAAGTCTGGAACGACGCACCAACCAGCACCAGATCGCCCAGGAAGCCCTTCGCGACAGCGAGGAACGGTTCCGCGACTTCACCCTTTCTTCTGCCGATTGGTACTGGGAAATGGGGCCGGACCTTAAAATCGCGTTTGCATCCTATAAATTCTATCAGCTGATCGAAGAACTGAACGGCTCGCCACAGGGTCAATCCTTTGACAAACTGGGCCTCAAGGCCGAAACCGATCATAGCTGGAACAGTCTGGTCAAACGGCTTGAAAGCCATCTGGCGTTTCAGAATTTTGAATTTTCCTGGATCTCGCGCGACGGACAAAAACATTTCGGACGCATCAATGGCGTGCCGGTTTTTGATCTGGATGGTTCGTTCAAGGGGTATCGCGGCACCGGCAGCGACGTAACCTCACAGCATCGCGCAACCGAAGAACAGCAGGCCCTGCAACGTCAGCTTGCCACATCACAAAAACTCGAAGCCGTCGGGCAGATGGCGGGTGGCGTGGCGCATGAATTCAATAACTGTCTTGCTGGCATTTTAAGCTTTGCCGAAGTTGCGCGCGCCAAAATTGATGATCCGGAACGGGTCAAGGAATACCTTGATCACGTGATTTCCCTTGGCGAACGCGCCACCAGCGTTGCCGATCAACTTCTGATGTTCTCGCGCCGCCGTATTGATCAGCCCACCATCGTTCAGGTCGATACCGCGATTAGCGAAATGGAAAAGCTGCTCGTTACGCTACTGGAACACCGGATCGAACTGCAAATCTGGGCCAATGACGCACCGCTTTATACGCGCGTTGATCCAACACAACTTTCTGCCTGCATCCTGAACCTTGCGATCAATGCCCGTGATGCGATGCCTGATGGCGGCACGTTGCAGATTTCCTGCTATGGTGCAACAGTTCCACCTGCCGATGAGCGGTCCCCTGATGACGAAGATGACATCTTCCCAAAGGCCGCCGCAGGCGACTATGTCGTGGTAACAGTTCAGGATACCGGTACCGGCATTCCTGCGGATATTCTGGACAATATATTCGAACCCTTCTTCTCGACCAAGGAACCCGGCAAGGGCACAGGGCTTGGCCTGTCGATCGTCCATAGCTGGGTCGAAGAATCCAGTGGCTTTATCGATGTCGAAAGCGTCGAGGGCGAAGGTACGACTTTCTCGATCTATCTGCCGCGCTCCGAAGCCGGCAAGGTCAAGGCATCTGCCCTGCAGGAAATCGACTATTTTCCCGGCAATGGCGAACGGGTCCTGATTGTCGATGATGAACAGTCACTGCGCACGACCGCCAAGATCATTCTTGAAGATGCCGGCTTTGACGCCATCGTCGCACGCAGTGCCGAAGAAGCCCTGCAGATCATCACCGAATCACAAAAGACGGACCGGATTGACGTCATTCTGACCGATGTGGTGATGACGGGGCTAAGTGGGCCGCAACTTGCCATCGAGGCACAGCGTCAATACCCCGATCTGGCCGTGGTCTTCATGTCTGGCTATCCGGCACGAACGCGCAGGGAAATGGAAAAGATGCTGGGCGATTATATCTTCGTCAAAAAACCGTTCCGACCCGCCCAGTTGCAAAAAGCCATCCACGAGGCTCTTGCCCACAAAACCGAACGCCAGCGGCTTTAG
- a CDS encoding NUDIX hydrolase, whose translation MQKPSGPREKIIPEGDDRERLSCPDCGYIRYDNPKIIVGVVATWEDRYLMCRRAINPRKGFWTLPAGFMEIDETSAAGAAREAYEEARADLSLDRLLCLYDLPHISQLQLLYRATLNSPDISCGPESLDVGLFPWADIPWDNIAFPTVHWALHHHRDAIGQDVFPPFGNPPGASARMGGNGN comes from the coding sequence ATGCAGAAACCATCCGGACCCCGTGAAAAAATCATTCCCGAAGGCGATGACCGCGAACGGTTAAGCTGCCCCGATTGCGGTTACATCCGTTACGACAATCCCAAAATCATCGTCGGTGTCGTCGCAACCTGGGAAGACCGCTATCTGATGTGCCGCCGCGCGATCAATCCGCGCAAGGGCTTCTGGACGCTGCCCGCCGGTTTCATGGAAATCGATGAAACCTCTGCCGCCGGTGCAGCACGCGAAGCCTATGAAGAAGCCCGCGCTGATCTTTCGCTTGATCGTTTGCTCTGCCTTTATGACCTGCCCCATATCAGCCAGTTACAATTGCTCTATCGCGCAACCCTGAACAGTCCCGATATTTCCTGTGGCCCGGAAAGTCTTGATGTCGGCCTGTTTCCCTGGGCCGACATCCCGTGGGATAACATCGCCTTTCCAACCGTCCATTGGGCCCTACATCATCATCGTGACGCCATCGGGCAGGATGTCTTTCCGCCATTTGGCAACCCACCCGGCGCATCGGCCCGAATGGGAGGCAATGGCAATTGA
- the pncB gene encoding nicotinate phosphoribosyltransferase: MTVTDIATRTYNHNFKLDPIIRSLLDTDFYKLLMLQAIWQEHPDVDVTFSLINRSHHIRLGDIIDEGELRAQLDHARSLRFTRQELIWLAGATFYGRSHMFKPEFISWLGDFQLPDYELRKIDGQFELHFSGPWTHSSMWETPALAIITELRSRAVLRNRGRFELDVLYARAKAKLWEKVERLRDLPDLILADFGTRRRHGFLWQRWCVEALKEGIGSRFIGTSNVLLAMTADIEAIGTNAHELPMVEAAISKTDEELAASPYRVLEQWRQHYSGNLLIALPDTFGTTAFLEGAPDWLADWTGFRPDSAPPIEGGEQIIRWWEEHGRDPREKLLVFSDNLDIDAIIETYLHFHGRVRMSFGWGTNLTNDFRGCDPAGEQGLEPMSLVCKVTSANGQPAVKLSDNPEKISGDPKQVERYIRVFGHPTRQG, translated from the coding sequence ATGACCGTTACCGACATCGCCACACGGACCTATAATCACAATTTCAAGCTTGATCCGATCATCCGCAGTCTTCTGGACACGGATTTTTACAAGCTTCTGATGTTGCAGGCGATCTGGCAGGAACACCCGGATGTGGACGTTACCTTTTCGCTGATCAATCGCAGCCATCACATAAGGCTTGGCGATATCATTGATGAAGGCGAATTACGTGCGCAGCTTGATCATGCGCGAAGCTTGCGTTTTACGCGGCAGGAACTGATCTGGCTGGCCGGGGCGACGTTTTACGGGCGCAGCCATATGTTCAAACCGGAATTCATCAGCTGGCTGGGCGATTTCCAATTGCCCGACTATGAATTGCGCAAGATTGACGGACAGTTTGAACTGCATTTTTCCGGACCATGGACGCACAGTTCGATGTGGGAAACACCGGCATTAGCGATCATTACTGAATTAAGGTCGCGTGCTGTATTGCGCAATCGCGGACGGTTTGAACTTGATGTGCTGTATGCGCGCGCCAAGGCCAAACTTTGGGAAAAGGTCGAACGGCTTCGCGATTTGCCCGATCTTATTCTGGCTGATTTCGGCACCCGGCGGCGGCATGGCTTTTTATGGCAGCGCTGGTGTGTCGAGGCCCTGAAAGAAGGAATTGGCAGCCGGTTTATCGGTACATCGAATGTGTTGCTGGCGATGACGGCGGATATTGAGGCGATTGGCACCAACGCCCATGAATTGCCGATGGTCGAGGCGGCAATTTCCAAAACCGATGAAGAACTTGCTGCGTCACCTTATCGCGTGCTTGAGCAATGGCGCCAGCATTATAGCGGTAATCTTCTGATCGCGTTGCCCGATACATTTGGAACGACGGCCTTTCTTGAAGGTGCGCCAGACTGGCTGGCGGACTGGACCGGATTTCGCCCCGACAGTGCGCCGCCGATTGAAGGTGGTGAGCAGATCATCCGATGGTGGGAAGAGCATGGCAGGGACCCGCGCGAGAAGCTTCTGGTCTTTTCAGACAATCTCGACATTGATGCGATCATCGAAACCTATCTGCATTTTCATGGCCGGGTCCGGATGAGTTTTGGCTGGGGTACGAACCTGACCAATGATTTTCGCGGTTGTGATCCGGCTGGCGAACAGGGGCTTGAGCCGATGTCGCTGGTGTGCAAGGTAACAAGTGCCAATGGGCAACCGGCGGTCAAGCTTTCAGACAATCCGGAAAAGATTTCAGGCGATCCAAAGCAGGTTGAACGTTACATCCGGGTTTTTGGTCATCCCACAAGGCAAGGGTAG